The following coding sequences lie in one Mycobacterium gordonae genomic window:
- a CDS encoding YccF domain-containing protein, translating into MRLILNVIWLIFGGLWLALGYLLAALVCFLLIVTIPFGFAALRIASYALWPFGRTIVEKPGAGTGALVGNVIWVLLFGLWLAIGHLASAIAMAATIIGIPLAVANLKLIPVSLVPLGKEIVPADARVTA; encoded by the coding sequence ATGCGCCTGATCCTGAACGTTATCTGGCTGATTTTCGGTGGCCTCTGGCTGGCCCTCGGCTATCTGCTGGCAGCCCTGGTGTGCTTTCTGCTGATCGTCACCATCCCGTTCGGTTTCGCCGCGCTGCGAATCGCGTCATATGCGCTGTGGCCCTTCGGCCGCACCATCGTCGAGAAGCCCGGCGCGGGGACGGGCGCGCTGGTCGGCAACGTCATCTGGGTGTTGCTGTTCGGGTTGTGGCTGGCAATCGGTCACCTGGCCAGCGCGATCGCCATGGCCGCCACGATCATCGGGATTCCACTAGCCGTGGCGAACCTCAAACTGATCCCGGTATCCCTGGTTCCGCTGGGTAAGGAGATCGTTCCCGCCGACGCACGGGTGACCGCATGA
- a CDS encoding glutathione S-transferase family protein, translating into MGSYVAGKGEFNRDTNYITTRITADGRDGYPVEPDRYRLVVARACPWANRTIIVRRLLGLESVLSIGFCGPTHDERSWTFDLDSGGVDPVLKIPRLQDAYFKRDPDYSEGITVPAIVDIPTGAVVTNDFAQITLDFSTEWTAYHRAGAPQLYPEELRAEIDEVSQRIYTEINNGVYRCGFAGSQDSYEASYDRLFTALDWVSERLARQRYLVGDTITEADVRLFTTLARFDPVYHGHFKCNRSKLSELPVLWAYARDLFQTPGFGDTTDFVQIKQHYYIVHSDINPTGIVPKGPDLSSWLTPHGREALGGRPFGDGTPPGPPTETERVPAGHGA; encoded by the coding sequence ATGGGCTCCTACGTCGCCGGCAAGGGCGAGTTCAACCGCGACACCAACTACATCACCACCCGTATTACCGCCGATGGGCGCGACGGCTATCCGGTTGAGCCCGACCGGTACCGGCTCGTCGTCGCCCGGGCCTGCCCCTGGGCCAACCGGACCATCATCGTGCGGAGACTGCTGGGCCTGGAATCGGTTCTCTCCATTGGTTTTTGCGGACCCACCCACGACGAGCGCAGCTGGACGTTCGACCTGGATTCCGGTGGGGTGGACCCGGTGCTGAAAATCCCGCGGCTACAGGACGCCTACTTCAAACGTGATCCCGACTACTCCGAAGGCATCACCGTCCCGGCGATCGTCGACATTCCGACCGGCGCCGTCGTCACCAACGACTTCGCGCAGATCACCCTCGACTTCTCCACGGAGTGGACGGCCTACCATCGGGCGGGGGCGCCGCAGCTCTACCCGGAGGAGCTGCGCGCCGAGATCGACGAGGTGAGCCAGCGGATCTACACCGAGATCAACAACGGGGTGTACCGGTGCGGGTTCGCGGGCTCTCAGGATTCCTACGAAGCGTCCTACGACCGGCTGTTCACCGCCCTGGACTGGGTGAGTGAGCGCTTAGCCAGGCAGCGATATCTGGTGGGGGACACCATCACCGAGGCCGATGTCCGGTTGTTCACCACGCTGGCCCGCTTCGACCCGGTGTATCACGGGCATTTCAAGTGCAACCGGTCCAAGTTGTCGGAGCTGCCGGTGCTGTGGGCCTATGCCCGAGACCTGTTCCAGACACCGGGTTTTGGCGACACCACCGACTTCGTCCAGATCAAGCAGCACTATTACATCGTGCATTCCGACATCAACCCCACCGGCATCGTGCCGAAAGGGCCTGACCTGTCCAGTTGGCTCACGCCGCACGGCCGGGAAGCCTTGGGAGGCAGGCCTTTCGGTGACGGCACCCCGCCCGGGCCGCCGACCGAGACGGAGCGGGTGCCGGCCGGGCACGGGGCGTAG
- a CDS encoding cold-shock protein encodes MPTGKVKWYDSEKGFGFLSQEDGEDVYVRSSALPAGVEGLKAGQKVEFGIASGRRGPQALSLKLIDPPPSLARSAARPRRDAPAEHKHSPDELHGMVEDMITLLESTVQPELRKGRYPDRKTARQISEVVKAVAREFEA; translated from the coding sequence GTGCCGACCGGCAAAGTGAAGTGGTACGACTCCGAGAAGGGGTTCGGCTTCCTGTCGCAAGAGGATGGCGAGGACGTCTACGTCCGCTCCTCGGCGTTGCCCGCGGGTGTCGAGGGGCTCAAAGCAGGACAGAAGGTCGAGTTCGGCATCGCCTCCGGCCGGCGTGGCCCGCAGGCGTTGAGCCTGAAGCTGATTGACCCACCGCCGAGCCTGGCCCGGTCGGCGGCCCGCCCCCGGCGCGACGCGCCGGCCGAGCACAAGCACAGTCCCGACGAGTTGCACGGCATGGTCGAGGACATGATCACATTGCTGGAGAGCACCGTGCAGCCCGAGTTGCGCAAGGGCCGCTACCCGGATCGCAAGACCGCCCGACAGATTTCCGAGGTGGTCAAGGCCGTCGCCCGGGAGTTCGAGGCCTGA
- a CDS encoding molybdenum cofactor biosynthesis protein MoaE — MTTVLRAAVTDQPISLAEHEALVNHQSAGAVVGFVGMIRDHAGGRPVVRLEYSAHPSAQDVFAEVVAEVAGHADGVRAVAASHRVGALSIGEAALVAAVAADHRQAAFATCARLVDAIKERLPVWKHQFFDDGSDEWVGSA; from the coding sequence ATGACGACGGTCCTGCGCGCCGCGGTGACCGACCAGCCAATCTCCCTCGCCGAACATGAGGCACTGGTGAATCATCAGTCCGCCGGAGCGGTGGTTGGATTTGTCGGCATGATCCGCGATCACGCCGGCGGCCGCCCGGTGGTGCGGCTGGAGTATTCTGCCCACCCGTCGGCCCAGGACGTGTTCGCCGAGGTAGTCGCCGAGGTCGCCGGTCACGCCGACGGGGTACGGGCAGTGGCCGCCAGCCATCGCGTCGGCGCCTTAAGCATCGGCGAAGCAGCTCTGGTGGCCGCCGTGGCGGCCGATCATCGTCAGGCGGCGTTCGCCACCTGCGCACGCCTGGTCGACGCCATCAAGGAGCGATTGCCGGTGTGGAAGCACCAGTTCTTCGACGATGGTTCGGACGAATGGGTGGGTTCGGCCTGA
- a CDS encoding transglycosylase family protein codes for MTGRHRKPTTSSVSVAKIAFTGAVLGGGGIAMAGQATAATDAEWDAVARCESGGNWAINTGNGFYGGVQFAAGTWASHGGTEFAPSAQLATKDQQIAIAERVLATQGRGAWPVCGTPLSAPSPRNPEPAALNQPVDAPALNGEQVPDAPPPVEAPAPEVQMAGNDLALAPAPADLPPAPAELPPAPADLPPAPADLPPAPADLAPAPGDLSPAPADEPAPPAPVVVDTGFQPAAGDENAPVEIHQVAEVGYHQQLWQAIVGQDIAGNDALDALVAGPVS; via the coding sequence ATGACTGGACGTCACCGCAAGCCCACTACCTCGAGCGTCAGCGTCGCCAAGATCGCCTTCACCGGTGCGGTCCTCGGTGGCGGCGGCATCGCTATGGCCGGTCAGGCCACGGCAGCCACCGATGCCGAATGGGACGCGGTTGCCCGTTGCGAATCTGGCGGCAACTGGGCAATCAACACAGGTAATGGGTTCTACGGCGGCGTGCAGTTCGCGGCCGGCACCTGGGCCTCACACGGCGGCACCGAGTTCGCCCCGTCGGCCCAGCTGGCCACTAAGGACCAGCAGATTGCCATCGCCGAGCGCGTGCTCGCCACGCAGGGCCGCGGCGCCTGGCCGGTGTGCGGAACCCCGCTGTCGGCCCCGTCGCCCCGCAACCCCGAACCGGCCGCACTGAACCAACCGGTCGACGCTCCCGCGCTCAACGGTGAGCAGGTTCCGGACGCGCCGCCGCCGGTCGAGGCCCCCGCGCCCGAGGTGCAGATGGCCGGCAACGACCTCGCGCTGGCGCCCGCGCCGGCCGACCTGCCCCCCGCGCCGGCCGAGTTGCCGCCGGCTCCGGCCGACTTGCCACCGGCTCCGGCCGACCTGCCGCCCGCTCCGGCCGACCTGGCTCCCGCGCCCGGCGACCTGTCGCCGGCCCCCGCCGACGAGCCGGCTCCGCCCGCCCCGGTGGTCGTGGACACCGGTTTCCAGCCGGCTGCCGGCGACGAGAACGCGCCGGTGGAGATCCACCAGGTCGCGGAGGTCGGCTACCACCAGCAGCTGTGGCAAGCCATCGTCGGCCAGGACATCGCCGGCAATGACGCGCTCGACGCCCTGGTAGCGGGTCCCGTCAGCTAG
- a CDS encoding helicase-associated domain-containing protein yields MTEHTPDIPLGSWLADLPDERLILLLTLRPDLAQPPPGSIAALAARAQARQSVKAATDDLDFLRLAVLDALLVLQADAEPVPVTTLTALLGELAPESDVTTALEDLKNRALVWGETTVRVAADAGAALPWHPGQVTLEDRTHTGEQIAALIAAADDAQREVLEKLLEGSPMGRTRDAAPGAPMDRPVPQLLATGLLRRVDAETVILPRHVAQVLRGESPGPAQLTEPDPVVSTVKAVDADAAAAGAVIDLLRQVDVLLETLSSAPVSELRSGGLGIRELKRLAKVTGMEEARLGLILELAAAAGLIASGMPDPEPTHGEGPYWAPTPAADRFSTLAGSDRWYLLATTWLDLTCRPTLIGGRGPDGKPFGALSNSLFSTAAPLDRQLLLELLAGLPPGAGVDAKTASAALIWRRPRWVRRLQPEPVADLLAEGHAVGLIGRGAISTPGRALLEDDADPAVVVDAMTRALPKPIDHFLVQADLTVVVPGPLERDLADDLATVATVESAGAAMVFRVSEQSIRHALDIGRTRDWMQAFFVDHSKTPVPQGLTYLIDDVARRHGQLRIGMASSFVRCEDPALLAQAVAAPATEGLQLRALAPTVAVSPANIAEVLTALRTAGFAPAAEDSTGAIVDVRSRGARVPAPVHRRAYRPVPRPNSETLHAVVGVLRKVTAAPFGNIRVDPAVSMSLLQRAAKDQDTVLIGYLDAAGVATQRVVSPIVVRGGQLVAFDSGSGRMRDFAIHRITSVMSADEG; encoded by the coding sequence ATGACCGAACACACCCCGGATATCCCGCTGGGGTCCTGGCTGGCCGACCTGCCCGACGAGCGGCTGATCCTGCTGTTGACGTTGCGGCCGGACCTTGCCCAGCCACCCCCCGGCAGCATCGCGGCGCTGGCCGCGCGCGCGCAGGCGCGTCAGTCGGTCAAGGCCGCCACCGACGACCTGGATTTTCTGCGGCTGGCGGTGCTCGACGCCCTACTGGTGCTGCAAGCCGACGCCGAACCCGTCCCGGTCACCACGTTGACGGCCCTGCTCGGCGAACTCGCGCCGGAGTCGGACGTGACAACCGCGCTGGAGGACCTGAAGAACCGCGCCCTGGTCTGGGGTGAAACCACGGTGCGGGTGGCCGCCGACGCCGGGGCAGCGTTGCCGTGGCATCCCGGGCAGGTGACGCTCGAGGACCGCACGCACACCGGGGAGCAGATCGCGGCGCTGATCGCCGCGGCCGACGACGCCCAGCGCGAAGTCCTGGAGAAGCTGCTCGAAGGGTCCCCGATGGGACGCACCCGTGACGCGGCGCCCGGCGCTCCGATGGACCGGCCGGTGCCACAGCTGCTGGCCACGGGCCTGCTGCGGCGCGTCGATGCCGAGACGGTGATCCTGCCCCGGCACGTCGCCCAGGTGCTGCGCGGCGAGTCGCCCGGTCCGGCGCAGCTCACCGAACCCGACCCCGTGGTGTCGACCGTCAAGGCGGTCGACGCCGACGCCGCGGCCGCCGGCGCCGTCATCGACCTGCTCCGACAAGTCGACGTGCTCCTCGAGACCCTCAGTAGCGCACCGGTTTCCGAGCTGCGCAGCGGCGGCCTAGGTATTCGCGAACTCAAGCGGCTGGCGAAGGTGACCGGGATGGAAGAGGCCCGGCTGGGCCTCATCCTGGAGCTGGCCGCGGCGGCGGGATTGATAGCCAGCGGCATGCCCGATCCCGAACCTACCCACGGCGAAGGACCCTATTGGGCGCCCACCCCGGCGGCCGACCGGTTCAGCACCCTGGCCGGCTCCGACCGCTGGTATCTGCTGGCCACCACCTGGCTGGACTTGACCTGCCGGCCGACGCTGATCGGCGGCCGCGGTCCCGACGGCAAACCCTTCGGCGCACTGTCGAATTCACTGTTCTCCACCGCGGCTCCGCTGGACCGGCAACTTCTCCTGGAATTGCTGGCCGGGTTGCCGCCCGGCGCCGGTGTCGATGCGAAAACGGCGTCGGCAGCGTTGATCTGGCGACGGCCGCGCTGGGTCCGACGGCTACAGCCCGAACCGGTCGCCGACTTACTGGCCGAGGGCCACGCGGTGGGACTGATCGGGCGGGGAGCGATCAGCACGCCGGGCCGCGCCCTGCTCGAGGACGACGCGGACCCTGCGGTGGTCGTCGACGCGATGACCCGGGCTCTGCCCAAACCGATCGACCACTTCCTGGTCCAGGCCGACCTGACCGTGGTGGTACCGGGTCCGCTGGAACGTGATCTGGCCGACGACCTGGCCACCGTCGCCACCGTCGAATCAGCCGGCGCGGCAATGGTCTTCCGAGTCAGCGAACAATCGATCCGGCATGCGCTGGACATCGGCAGAACCCGGGACTGGATGCAAGCGTTCTTCGTCGACCACTCCAAAACGCCGGTGCCACAGGGCCTTACCTATCTCATCGATGACGTGGCCCGCCGGCACGGTCAATTGCGAATCGGAATGGCCTCGTCGTTCGTGCGCTGTGAGGACCCGGCGCTGCTGGCGCAGGCGGTCGCGGCACCGGCCACCGAGGGGCTTCAGCTGCGGGCGCTGGCCCCGACGGTGGCGGTGTCACCGGCGAACATCGCCGAAGTGCTCACCGCGTTGCGCACGGCGGGGTTCGCCCCGGCGGCCGAAGACTCCACCGGCGCGATTGTCGACGTGCGCAGCCGCGGCGCGCGGGTACCCGCACCGGTGCACCGCCGGGCCTACCGGCCGGTCCCCCGACCGAACAGCGAAACGCTGCACGCCGTCGTCGGGGTGCTGCGCAAGGTGACCGCCGCCCCGTTCGGCAACATCCGCGTCGACCCGGCGGTGTCGATGTCGCTGTTGCAGCGTGCCGCCAAAGACCAGGACACGGTGCTCATCGGCTATCTCGACGCCGCGGGTGTGGCCACTCAGCGGGTGGTGTCCCCGATCGTGGTGCGCGGCGGCCAGCTGGTGGCCTTCGACTCGGGGTCCGGGCGGATGCGGGACTTCGCCATCCACCGCATCACATCGGTGATGTCGGCCGACGAAGGATAA
- the moaC gene encoding cyclic pyranopterin monophosphate synthase MoaC, whose protein sequence is MSGAGAYEERSAAPGSALSHLDERGAAHMVDVTEKGTTRRTAIAAGLLRTTADVVALISAGGLPKGDALATARVAGILAAKRTSDLIPLCHQLALTKVDVDFTVGESDVEIEATVRSTDRTGVEMEALTAVSVAALTLYDMIKAVDPAARLDDIRVLSKEGGRSGSWTRP, encoded by the coding sequence ATGTCGGGGGCTGGGGCCTACGAAGAGCGCTCTGCGGCCCCCGGGTCGGCGCTGTCGCACCTGGACGAGCGTGGCGCGGCGCACATGGTCGACGTCACGGAAAAGGGCACCACGCGGCGCACCGCCATCGCCGCCGGGCTGTTGCGCACCACGGCTGACGTTGTCGCGCTGATTTCGGCGGGTGGCCTGCCGAAAGGTGATGCGCTGGCTACCGCCCGGGTGGCGGGCATCCTGGCCGCCAAACGCACCAGCGATCTGATCCCGCTGTGTCATCAGCTCGCGCTGACCAAGGTCGATGTTGACTTCACCGTGGGAGAGTCGGATGTTGAGATCGAAGCTACGGTGCGTAGCACCGACCGGACGGGGGTAGAGATGGAAGCCCTGACCGCTGTCAGTGTGGCGGCCCTGACCCTGTACGACATGATCAAGGCAGTCGACCCGGCCGCTCGGCTGGACGATATCCGGGTGCTCAGCAAAGAGGGCGGCCGCAGCGGAAGTTGGACGCGGCCGTGA
- a CDS encoding MogA/MoaB family molybdenum cofactor biosynthesis protein, translated as MSRTARVVIASTRASAGVYADECGPIITEWLEQRGFLPTHPRVVADGADVGDALHDGLEAEVDVIITSGGTGIAPTDTTPEQTVAVLDYMIPGLADAIRQSGLPKVPTSVLSRGVCGVAGKTLVVNLPGSPGGVRDGLGVLDGVLIHALEQLAGGDHKR; from the coding sequence GTGAGCCGCACCGCACGCGTCGTGATCGCCTCGACCCGCGCCTCGGCGGGGGTGTACGCCGATGAATGTGGACCCATCATCACCGAATGGCTGGAACAGCGCGGGTTTCTCCCGACCCACCCTCGGGTGGTGGCGGACGGCGCCGACGTGGGTGACGCGCTGCACGACGGGCTCGAGGCCGAGGTCGACGTGATCATCACCTCCGGGGGCACCGGAATCGCGCCCACCGACACCACACCGGAACAGACGGTGGCGGTGCTGGATTACATGATCCCCGGCTTGGCCGACGCCATTCGACAGTCCGGGTTGCCGAAGGTGCCGACGTCGGTGCTGTCCCGCGGTGTGTGCGGGGTGGCGGGCAAGACGCTGGTCGTCAATCTGCCGGGCTCACCGGGTGGGGTGCGAGACGGTCTCGGCGTGCTCGACGGCGTGCTCATCCATGCTCTCGAACAGCTCGCCGGCGGGGATCACAAGCGATGA
- a CDS encoding PE family protein — protein MSFVFATPELLVGAASDLAGIGMTLGAANAAALAPTTAVTAAAADEVSEALAALFGAYGQQYRAISAQMTAFHQQFVATLNSGGAMFAGAEATNAAWAATVELAPLGALQAAITAAPGVLIGDPLEFLSQAWITSPVGAVVDPVINAPFVALTGRGLIGNGTTGVAGINGGEGTDGGWLFGNGGQGAAQTATSSAGRGGDAGLIGSGGAGGAALPGLGGNGGAGGNGGILFGDGGAGAPGAASPNPLVAGGNGGAGGNAGLFGNGGAGGAGGAGGAGAAGVAGVLGGAPGPGGQGGNGGAGGAGGSIGGNGGAGGVGGAGGQGGLGVIGTVGADGTPGGLGIPGDPGGTGGTGGTGGAGGAGGSGGMGGSSTNGYGGVGGQGGTGGQGGTGGTGGTGGNGFPGLPGVVTETPGGTGGVGGGGGTAGVGGGGGAGGNSANGIAGLGGTGGTGGAGGSGGNGGTGGNGGQNGATGEYAKAGDGGSGNSASTPGGTGGSGGAGGNGAYGPGLGGLGGQQGGAGKAGAKGSKGLLG, from the coding sequence ATGTCGTTTGTGTTCGCTACTCCGGAATTGCTGGTCGGTGCGGCCTCGGATTTGGCCGGAATCGGCATGACACTTGGTGCGGCTAACGCGGCGGCACTGGCGCCGACCACGGCGGTGACCGCGGCCGCCGCCGATGAGGTGTCGGAGGCGCTCGCGGCCCTGTTCGGCGCCTATGGCCAGCAGTACCGGGCGATCAGCGCGCAGATGACGGCGTTTCATCAACAGTTCGTCGCGACCCTGAACTCGGGCGGCGCGATGTTCGCCGGCGCCGAAGCCACCAATGCCGCGTGGGCCGCCACCGTCGAGTTGGCACCGCTGGGCGCGCTGCAGGCGGCGATCACCGCCGCTCCGGGGGTGCTGATCGGCGACCCGCTCGAATTCCTCAGCCAGGCCTGGATTACCAGCCCGGTGGGTGCCGTGGTGGATCCGGTGATCAACGCGCCGTTCGTGGCGTTGACCGGCCGCGGGCTGATCGGCAACGGCACCACCGGCGTGGCCGGCATCAACGGCGGCGAAGGCACCGACGGTGGGTGGTTGTTCGGCAACGGCGGCCAGGGCGCCGCCCAGACGGCGACCAGCTCGGCCGGCCGTGGCGGTGACGCCGGGTTGATCGGCAGCGGCGGGGCTGGCGGGGCAGCGCTGCCGGGCCTGGGCGGCAATGGCGGGGCGGGCGGTAACGGCGGCATCCTGTTCGGCGACGGCGGGGCCGGCGCACCGGGCGCGGCGTCACCGAATCCCCTTGTTGCCGGTGGAAACGGGGGTGCCGGCGGCAACGCCGGCCTATTCGGAAACGGTGGGGCCGGCGGAGCCGGTGGAGCCGGCGGCGCGGGTGCGGCCGGTGTCGCCGGCGTCTTGGGCGGCGCGCCCGGTCCCGGAGGCCAAGGCGGTAACGGCGGAGCCGGTGGAGCCGGCGGGTCCATCGGCGGAAATGGCGGCGCCGGCGGAGTAGGTGGAGCTGGCGGGCAAGGGGGCTTGGGCGTGATCGGTACCGTAGGCGCCGACGGCACCCCGGGCGGCCTCGGCATCCCGGGCGACCCCGGCGGCACGGGGGGCACGGGGGGCACGGGGGGTGCCGGCGGCGCCGGCGGCTCGGGCGGCATGGGCGGGTCCTCGACCAACGGTTACGGCGGTGTCGGCGGCCAAGGTGGCACCGGCGGCCAGGGTGGCACCGGTGGCACCGGCGGCACCGGCGGCAATGGCTTCCCGGGCCTCCCCGGTGTCGTGACAGAGACTCCAGGGGGTACCGGCGGCGTCGGCGGCGGTGGTGGAACGGCCGGCGTGGGCGGCGGGGGCGGCGCGGGCGGGAACTCAGCGAACGGCATCGCCGGACTGGGTGGCACCGGCGGCACCGGCGGTGCCGGCGGCAGCGGCGGCAACGGCGGCACCGGCGGCAACGGCGGCCAGAACGGTGCGACGGGCGAGTACGCCAAAGCTGGCGACGGCGGCTCGGGCAACTCCGCTTCCACCCCTGGCGGCACCGGCGGATCGGGGGGCGCAGGCGGCAACGGCGCTTACGGCCCGGGTCTAGGGGGCCTGGGCGGCCAACAGGGCGGCGCGGGCAAGGCTGGCGCAAAAGGTTCGAAGGGCCTGCTTGGCTGA
- the moaA gene encoding GTP 3',8-cyclase MoaA, giving the protein MTLTALGLPTVPRPGSASGPLAGPRDGPLLDSYGRVATDLRVSLTDRCNLRCNYCMPEQGLDWLPGHQLLRPDELARLLRLAISRLGITSVRFTGGEPLLVRHLEDVVAAVAALTPRAEISMTTNGVGLARRAAGLAAAGLDRVNVSLDSVNATHFAAITRRDRLNDVLAGLAAAKAAGLQPVKVNAVLDPGTGREDVVGLLRYCLENGYQLRVIEQMPLDAGHQWRPGAALSADDVLAALRPHFRLEPDPAPRGSAPAQLWLVDSGPDTPRGKVGIIASVSHAFCSACDRTRLTADGQIRSCLFSSEETDLRSLLRGGADDDAIEAAWRAAMWAKPAGHGINEPGFIQPDRPMSAIGG; this is encoded by the coding sequence ATGACGCTGACCGCGCTGGGCCTTCCGACGGTGCCCAGGCCAGGCTCCGCGTCCGGGCCCCTGGCAGGGCCCCGGGACGGGCCGTTGCTGGACAGCTACGGCCGTGTCGCGACCGACCTGCGGGTCTCGCTCACCGACCGCTGCAATTTGCGGTGCAACTACTGCATGCCCGAGCAGGGCTTGGACTGGCTGCCCGGCCATCAGTTGCTCCGGCCGGACGAGTTGGCCCGGCTGCTGCGTCTCGCAATCAGCCGGTTGGGAATCACCAGTGTCCGCTTCACCGGCGGCGAACCGCTGCTGGTTCGGCACCTCGAGGACGTGGTCGCCGCGGTGGCCGCGTTGACCCCCCGCGCCGAGATCTCTATGACCACCAACGGGGTGGGGTTGGCGCGACGGGCGGCGGGCCTGGCCGCAGCGGGCCTGGACCGGGTCAACGTCTCGCTGGACAGCGTCAATGCCACCCACTTCGCGGCCATCACCCGCCGGGACCGGCTGAACGACGTGCTGGCAGGTTTGGCCGCCGCCAAAGCCGCCGGCCTGCAACCGGTCAAGGTCAACGCGGTCCTGGATCCCGGCACCGGCCGCGAGGATGTCGTCGGCCTGCTGCGTTACTGCCTCGAGAACGGCTACCAGCTGCGTGTCATCGAGCAGATGCCGCTCGATGCGGGACATCAGTGGCGTCCCGGCGCCGCGCTGAGCGCCGACGACGTCCTAGCGGCGTTGCGCCCGCACTTTCGCCTCGAGCCGGACCCGGCACCGCGCGGTTCTGCCCCCGCTCAGCTCTGGCTGGTCGACTCCGGACCGGACACACCGCGCGGCAAGGTCGGCATCATCGCGTCGGTTTCCCACGCGTTCTGCTCGGCGTGCGACCGCACCCGACTGACGGCCGATGGTCAGATCCGCAGCTGCCTGTTCTCGAGCGAGGAGACGGACCTGCGCAGCCTGCTGCGCGGCGGCGCCGATGACGATGCGATCGAGGCGGCCTGGCGCGCGGCGATGTGGGCCAAGCCGGCCGGCCACGGAATCAACGAACCGGGCTTCATCCAGCCCGACCGTCCGATGAGCGCCATCGGTGGCTGA
- a CDS encoding MoaD/ThiS family protein: protein MAERSAAASNGGGGVEVTVRYFAAARAAAGIESETLLLPTGATVAALVQELANRGTHLATVLSRCSYLRDGIAVRDEASALSAGDTVDVLPPFAGG, encoded by the coding sequence GTGGCTGAGAGGTCCGCTGCGGCTTCCAACGGCGGCGGTGGGGTCGAGGTGACGGTCCGCTATTTCGCGGCGGCCAGGGCCGCGGCAGGTATCGAGTCGGAAACGCTTCTGTTGCCTACCGGTGCGACCGTGGCGGCGTTGGTTCAAGAGCTCGCCAATCGGGGTACCCACCTGGCGACGGTTTTGAGCCGATGCTCGTATCTGCGCGACGGAATTGCCGTCCGAGATGAGGCCTCGGCGTTATCCGCCGGCGACACGGTTGACGTACTCCCGCCCTTCGCCGGCGGATAA